The following are from one region of the Rosistilla carotiformis genome:
- a CDS encoding PVC-type heme-binding CxxCH protein, with translation MNRFLFGLLWLTFHVAVLQSADPTTVVRWKTHQLSTQFFSEGATVGDFNRDGIADVASGPFWYEGPDFKAPHRFYAQDAFDPHGYSNNFFAYTDDFNKDGWDDILIFGFPGKDASWFENPKGQDRFWPRHKVLDVVENESPTFADLNGDGSREIVCSSGGFFGYAEVNRDDPTAPWKFHKISDQSAGGRFTHGLGVGDVDGDGRMDLLEKSGWWKQPSSLDGDPVWKKHSFEFAPGRGSAQMFAYDVDGDGDQDVITALDAHGYGLVWYEQLDKAADGTASPKFEKHTIVGSKASDSPFGVLFSQLHAIDLVDVNGDGLKDIVTGKRWWAHGPRGDAAPNDPAVLYWFELTRPGGGDGDVVWVPHPIDDASGVGTDVRVADLNGDDAVDVIVGNKLGTFVSLQQRQATDAATQARQQPRPLSMNARSASDGLPTNEGLSPADAAAAMTVPEGFRVQLAAGEPMVHQPIAMTFDARGRLWIAEAHTYPVRAAEGEGKDKIIILEDIDGDGVFDKRKVFAEGLNLVSGLEVGFGGVWVGAAPYLMFIPDRDGDDKPDSEPQILLDGFGYQDTHETLNAFIWGPDGWLYGCHGVFTHSKVGKPGTPEDQRTPMNCAVWRYHPTRHEFDIFARGTSNPWGVDFNEHGQAMITACVIPHMFHMIQGGRYQRQGGQHFNPYVYDDIKTIADHAHYAGNIRDHAWWGRDAAADQTDTNAAGGGHAHCGAMIYLADNWPAQYRGSIFMANIHGNRINNDILRRNGSGYIASHGADVLFANDRWFRAINMKYGPDGSVYMIDWYDKNACHRRDTEVWDRTNGRVYRVAFGGTDLPRPTFHDASLLELATAHRSTNEHHVRTSRRLLQERFAADPGLASSPEGAKAIGLLREQAFGSDSVEDRLRAIWTLHAVQQLTEADTIALLDERGHRSEYLRGWAIQLALEDLEVSDSLLQRFSEMARSEQSALVRLYLASALQRLPLQQRWEIAAGLVSHGEDAQDHNLPNLIWYGIEPLVPHDTTRALALAKETRIPKVRQFIYRRAAADVDSIGPLLAELGKTDDKAMQGTILNEVVAAIKSQGRLKMPAGWPAVYAKLSASEDAKIREQSQLITVKFGDVSIFPVLREIAANPKASLPQRTSALDALLTGKDQALVPTLVGLLDDQTLRGKAIRGLARYSDDTIADELLQRYPALDSDLRSDAVATLAARTAWADRLIDAVAAGKVDRQELSAATIHQIQLLGDAKLLEKVQQTWGTIRSMSADKKQHIAAWKQRLTPEVLSKADRSHGRLVYDNTCGKCHRLFGSGGQIGPDITGSNRADLDYTLLNILDPNALVGRDYQTTMVVTLDGRVINGLLKEENESAIVLQTANERLVIDRDDIDTRQLAETSMMPEGQLDQMKPDEARDLIAYLASATQVPLPGEGPFLDEKTGRVAGAMEGESLRVIEKSAGTTRGQQMGAFKADRWSGNDHLWWTGAKPGDTLTLNLPVEKAGEYDVFVAMTKARDYAIVDFAINGVAVPGKHDLYHGAEVISTGPVSLGRHRLNQGDNTLQVSIVGSHPDAVKGFMFGLDYVYLSDKEISE, from the coding sequence ATGAATCGTTTCCTCTTTGGTCTGCTTTGGCTGACCTTTCACGTTGCCGTTTTGCAATCGGCCGATCCGACAACGGTGGTCCGTTGGAAGACGCACCAGTTGTCGACGCAGTTCTTCAGCGAAGGGGCGACGGTCGGCGATTTCAATCGCGATGGCATCGCCGATGTCGCCTCGGGACCCTTCTGGTACGAAGGGCCTGACTTCAAAGCACCACATCGGTTTTACGCCCAAGACGCGTTTGATCCGCATGGCTATTCGAACAACTTCTTCGCTTATACCGACGACTTCAACAAAGACGGTTGGGACGACATCCTGATCTTCGGCTTTCCCGGTAAAGATGCGTCGTGGTTTGAAAACCCGAAGGGGCAGGATCGATTTTGGCCGCGTCACAAAGTGTTGGACGTCGTCGAAAACGAATCGCCAACGTTCGCCGATTTGAACGGCGATGGATCTCGCGAGATCGTTTGCAGTTCGGGAGGCTTCTTCGGTTATGCCGAGGTCAACCGCGACGATCCGACAGCGCCGTGGAAGTTTCACAAAATCAGCGACCAATCGGCGGGCGGCCGGTTTACGCACGGTTTGGGCGTTGGCGACGTCGACGGCGATGGGCGGATGGATCTGTTGGAAAAGAGCGGTTGGTGGAAGCAACCGTCGTCGCTTGATGGAGATCCTGTTTGGAAAAAGCACTCGTTTGAATTTGCCCCCGGTCGCGGCAGCGCTCAGATGTTTGCATACGACGTCGACGGCGATGGCGATCAGGACGTGATCACTGCGTTGGACGCTCACGGTTATGGGCTGGTCTGGTATGAACAGCTCGATAAAGCCGCTGATGGGACCGCTTCGCCGAAATTCGAAAAGCATACGATCGTCGGATCCAAGGCGAGCGACAGTCCATTTGGAGTCCTCTTTTCACAGCTGCATGCGATCGATTTGGTCGACGTCAATGGCGATGGACTCAAGGATATCGTGACCGGAAAACGCTGGTGGGCTCATGGTCCGCGAGGCGATGCCGCACCCAACGATCCAGCGGTTCTGTATTGGTTCGAACTGACGCGCCCCGGCGGCGGCGATGGCGATGTCGTCTGGGTGCCTCACCCAATCGATGATGCTTCGGGAGTGGGGACCGATGTCCGCGTCGCCGATCTCAACGGCGACGACGCTGTCGATGTGATCGTCGGGAACAAGTTGGGGACGTTTGTCAGTCTGCAACAACGGCAAGCTACCGATGCGGCGACGCAGGCTCGCCAACAACCGCGACCGCTGTCGATGAATGCCCGCAGCGCTAGCGATGGCCTGCCGACTAACGAAGGGCTGTCGCCCGCCGATGCCGCGGCGGCGATGACGGTTCCCGAAGGCTTCCGCGTGCAATTGGCGGCCGGTGAGCCGATGGTGCATCAACCGATTGCGATGACCTTCGACGCTCGCGGCCGCTTGTGGATCGCCGAAGCCCACACCTATCCGGTCCGCGCCGCCGAAGGGGAGGGGAAAGACAAGATCATCATCCTCGAAGACATCGACGGGGACGGCGTCTTCGACAAACGGAAGGTCTTCGCCGAGGGGCTGAACCTGGTCAGCGGGTTGGAGGTCGGATTTGGCGGCGTGTGGGTTGGTGCCGCTCCGTACTTGATGTTCATTCCCGATCGCGATGGCGACGACAAACCCGATTCGGAGCCACAGATTCTCTTGGACGGCTTTGGATATCAAGACACGCACGAGACGCTCAACGCCTTCATCTGGGGACCCGATGGCTGGTTGTACGGATGCCACGGTGTCTTCACGCATTCGAAGGTCGGCAAACCGGGGACTCCCGAGGATCAGCGGACGCCGATGAATTGTGCTGTCTGGCGTTACCATCCGACGCGGCACGAGTTCGACATCTTCGCTCGTGGCACCAGCAATCCTTGGGGCGTCGATTTTAATGAGCATGGTCAAGCGATGATCACCGCCTGTGTGATCCCGCATATGTTCCACATGATCCAAGGGGGCCGCTACCAACGTCAGGGCGGACAACATTTTAATCCCTACGTTTACGACGACATTAAAACGATCGCCGACCACGCACATTACGCCGGCAACATTCGCGATCACGCTTGGTGGGGGCGCGATGCGGCGGCGGATCAAACCGACACCAACGCTGCCGGCGGTGGGCACGCTCACTGCGGCGCGATGATCTACCTGGCGGACAATTGGCCGGCGCAATACCGCGGTTCGATCTTCATGGCGAACATTCATGGCAATCGGATTAACAACGACATCCTGCGACGCAACGGCAGCGGCTACATCGCCTCGCACGGCGCCGACGTGCTGTTTGCCAATGACCGTTGGTTCCGCGCGATCAACATGAAATACGGCCCCGACGGCAGCGTTTATATGATCGATTGGTACGATAAAAACGCTTGTCATCGCCGCGACACCGAGGTTTGGGATCGTACCAACGGCCGCGTTTATCGCGTCGCGTTTGGTGGCACCGATCTTCCCCGACCGACCTTTCACGACGCGTCGCTGCTGGAGTTGGCGACAGCGCACCGCAGCACCAATGAACACCATGTCCGCACCTCGCGGCGGTTGCTGCAAGAAAGGTTTGCCGCTGACCCGGGGTTGGCGAGTTCTCCTGAGGGAGCGAAGGCGATCGGGCTGTTGCGTGAACAAGCGTTTGGCAGCGACAGTGTCGAGGACCGGTTGCGAGCGATCTGGACGTTGCATGCGGTGCAGCAGTTGACCGAAGCGGACACGATCGCGTTGTTGGACGAGCGCGGCCATCGATCGGAATACCTCCGCGGTTGGGCGATCCAATTGGCGCTGGAGGACTTGGAAGTCAGCGATTCGCTGTTGCAGCGGTTCAGCGAGATGGCACGCAGCGAGCAATCGGCGTTGGTGCGTCTGTACCTCGCATCGGCGCTGCAGCGTCTTCCATTGCAGCAGCGTTGGGAGATCGCGGCCGGGCTCGTCTCGCACGGCGAGGATGCGCAGGATCACAACCTGCCCAATCTGATCTGGTACGGGATCGAACCGTTGGTGCCACACGATACGACGCGGGCGCTGGCGTTGGCGAAGGAGACGCGGATTCCGAAGGTTCGGCAGTTCATCTATCGCCGCGCTGCTGCGGATGTCGATAGCATCGGTCCGCTGTTGGCTGAGCTGGGAAAAACGGACGACAAGGCGATGCAGGGGACGATCCTGAACGAAGTCGTTGCGGCGATCAAGTCGCAGGGACGGCTGAAGATGCCCGCCGGTTGGCCCGCTGTCTACGCAAAGTTGTCGGCGAGCGAAGACGCCAAGATTCGAGAGCAATCGCAATTGATCACCGTCAAGTTTGGCGACGTCTCGATCTTCCCAGTGCTCCGCGAAATCGCTGCGAATCCAAAAGCTTCGCTGCCACAGCGAACGAGCGCGTTGGACGCTTTGCTGACGGGAAAAGATCAGGCGTTGGTGCCGACGCTTGTCGGTTTGCTGGACGATCAAACGCTGCGAGGCAAAGCGATTCGCGGGCTGGCGCGGTACAGCGATGACACGATCGCTGACGAACTGTTGCAACGCTATCCCGCCTTGGATTCCGATTTGCGGAGCGACGCAGTGGCGACGTTGGCTGCTCGAACCGCTTGGGCGGATCGTTTGATCGACGCCGTCGCCGCGGGGAAGGTCGATCGACAAGAGCTTTCGGCAGCGACGATCCATCAGATCCAATTGCTCGGCGACGCCAAGCTGTTGGAAAAAGTCCAGCAGACCTGGGGGACGATCCGGTCGATGTCGGCTGATAAGAAGCAGCACATCGCGGCTTGGAAACAGCGGCTGACGCCGGAGGTTTTAAGCAAAGCGGATCGCTCGCATGGACGACTGGTCTATGACAATACGTGCGGCAAATGCCATCGATTGTTCGGATCGGGAGGCCAGATCGGTCCTGACATCACCGGCAGCAATCGAGCCGACTTGGACTACACGCTGTTAAATATCTTGGATCCCAATGCCTTGGTCGGCCGCGATTATCAAACCACGATGGTCGTGACCTTGGACGGGCGAGTGATCAACGGGCTGCTGAAAGAAGAGAACGAAAGCGCGATCGTGTTGCAGACCGCCAACGAACGCTTGGTGATCGACCGCGATGATATCGACACGCGTCAGTTGGCTGAAACATCGATGATGCCCGAGGGGCAGTTGGATCAGATGAAGCCGGACGAAGCCCGCGATCTGATCGCTTATCTGGCCAGTGCCACTCAAGTTCCTCTGCCCGGTGAAGGGCCGTTTCTGGATGAGAAGACGGGCCGTGTTGCGGGTGCGATGGAAGGGGAATCGCTGCGTGTGATCGAGAAGTCGGCGGGGACCACGCGTGGCCAGCAAATGGGGGCATTTAAGGCGGATCGTTGGAGCGGCAACGATCACTTGTGGTGGACTGGTGCGAAACCGGGGGATACGCTGACGCTGAACCTGCCGGTGGAAAAAGCGGGAGAATACGACGTGTTTGTCGCGATGACCAAGGCCCGCGACTATGCGATCGTCGACTTTGCGATCAACGGGGTCGCGGTGCCCGGAAAGCACGATCTCTATCACGGGGCCGAGGTGATTTCGACCGGCCCGGTTTCCCTGGGTAGACACCGTTTGAATCAGGGGGACAATACGTTGCAGGTGTCGATTGTGGGATCACATCCCGACGCGGTGAAAGGTTTTATGTTCGGATTAGATTATGTCTATCTGAGCGACAAAGAGATTTCGGAATAG
- a CDS encoding class I SAM-dependent methyltransferase yields MTPSVLNRPANQVDHNQAAWIRKLEARASARYAWHYEPIVAAGKRRRFASATSPDALLVAATKRQEAGEQGVEEPFWATVWQAAVGLDWFIETLDLPGRQVLELGAGTGRAGLAAALRGAEVTITDGMTDPLLLAQLSTSDLPNCQVRRLRWGEEQIDRKFSVILGSDVTYNRQFWAELEVAMRQHLEPGGVILFSDPCRLIANEFRDWIGPRGWSYSESHVPHCQDAHRSIRIMQLRLA; encoded by the coding sequence TTGACGCCATCGGTTTTGAATCGCCCCGCCAACCAAGTCGATCACAATCAAGCGGCTTGGATTCGCAAGCTCGAAGCCCGCGCGTCGGCTCGCTATGCCTGGCACTACGAACCGATCGTGGCGGCGGGCAAGCGCCGACGCTTTGCGTCGGCGACTTCTCCCGATGCGCTCTTGGTTGCCGCGACGAAGCGTCAGGAAGCGGGAGAACAGGGAGTCGAGGAACCGTTTTGGGCAACGGTTTGGCAGGCCGCAGTGGGCCTCGATTGGTTCATCGAAACGCTCGATCTGCCCGGCCGCCAGGTCCTTGAACTGGGAGCCGGAACGGGCCGCGCTGGCCTGGCGGCGGCGCTCCGCGGTGCGGAGGTGACGATCACCGACGGCATGACCGACCCGCTGCTGCTGGCTCAGCTGTCGACGTCGGATCTGCCCAATTGTCAGGTTCGCCGCTTGCGGTGGGGCGAGGAGCAAATCGATCGCAAATTTTCGGTAATCCTCGGATCCGATGTGACTTACAACCGCCAGTTCTGGGCGGAGTTGGAAGTTGCGATGCGGCAACATCTGGAGCCCGGCGGAGTGATCCTGTTTTCGGATCCCTGCCGATTGATTGCCAATGAGTTTCGCGACTGGATCGGGCCGCGCGGCTGGTCGTACAGCGAGAGCCACGTGCCACATTGCCAAGATGCGCACCGCAGCATCCGCATCATGCAGCTGCGCCTAGCCTAA
- a CDS encoding aminotransferase class V-fold PLP-dependent enzyme — protein MNDTAASKDRREHWRLNPAIDFLNHGSFGATPTVVLDAQRRFRDAMERDPIEFLAPERELLPELDRVREVIAQLVNADARDIAWVRNATDGVNAVVQSFPLKPGDTVVVTDHGYNACSNAVRYAAERSGAEVRVAEIPFPIASPDEVVDAIERTINDATRLLLVDHVTSPTGLVFPIEAIADVARQRGVRVLVDGAHAPGMVEIDLPRLGVDYYTANHHKWLCGPKTSGFLWVAPEQQAQVRPTVISHAANRAIDGRSRFTSEFDWTGTFDPSPLLAVPAAIDFLDSLYPGGLTELMQSNHRLALQSRDRLCEALEIAPPAPDSMLGSLVALPLPVSDAPLQKILHDQHGFEFPIYPGPKPDTRLMRVSLQAYNDVDQIDRLADLLPKLLP, from the coding sequence ATGAACGATACAGCTGCCTCCAAAGATCGCCGCGAACATTGGCGGCTGAATCCCGCGATCGACTTCCTCAATCACGGTTCTTTTGGTGCAACACCGACCGTGGTCCTGGATGCCCAACGCCGATTCCGCGACGCGATGGAACGCGATCCGATCGAATTCCTGGCTCCCGAACGCGAGCTGCTGCCCGAGCTGGATCGTGTTCGTGAAGTAATCGCACAGCTTGTGAATGCTGACGCACGCGACATCGCCTGGGTCCGCAACGCCACCGACGGCGTCAACGCGGTCGTGCAATCGTTCCCCTTGAAACCGGGCGACACCGTCGTCGTGACCGATCACGGCTACAACGCTTGCAGCAACGCGGTACGCTACGCCGCCGAGCGATCCGGCGCGGAGGTGCGAGTGGCGGAGATCCCGTTCCCCATCGCAAGTCCCGACGAAGTGGTCGACGCGATCGAGCGGACGATCAACGACGCAACGCGCTTGCTGTTGGTCGATCATGTCACCAGTCCGACCGGCTTGGTCTTCCCGATCGAAGCGATCGCCGACGTCGCCCGGCAGCGCGGCGTGCGCGTTCTGGTTGACGGCGCTCACGCACCGGGAATGGTCGAAATCGATCTGCCGCGACTCGGCGTCGACTATTACACCGCCAACCACCACAAATGGCTCTGCGGGCCAAAGACCTCCGGATTTTTGTGGGTCGCGCCAGAACAGCAGGCACAGGTGCGGCCGACGGTGATCAGCCATGCCGCCAACCGCGCGATCGACGGACGCTCGCGTTTCACCAGCGAATTCGATTGGACCGGCACGTTCGATCCCTCGCCGTTGCTGGCGGTTCCCGCCGCGATCGACTTCCTCGACTCTTTGTATCCCGGCGGGCTGACGGAACTGATGCAGTCAAACCATCGCTTGGCGTTGCAGTCGCGCGATCGATTGTGTGAGGCACTGGAGATCGCCCCGCCGGCTCCCGATTCGATGCTCGGCAGCCTGGTTGCGCTGCCGCTGCCGGTCTCGGACGCTCCGCTGCAAAAGATCCTCCACGATCAACACGGCTTCGAATTCCCGATCTACCCCGGCCCAAAACCCGACACGCGGCTGATGCGTGTTTCATTGCAAGCCTACAACGACGTCGATCAGATCGATCGCCTAGCCGATCTGCTGCCGAAGCTGCTGCCATGA